A window of uncultured Draconibacterium sp. contains these coding sequences:
- a CDS encoding NAD-dependent epimerase/dehydratase family protein, whose protein sequence is MSKTIFLAGATGAIGQILSRLLIARGWTVYGSTRSESKTNQLSKMGVKPVVVDVYDAELLKEILADIQPDVVIHQLTDLPYALEESKMTEALVSNARLRTVGTGNLVAAAENAGCKRIIAQSISFIYDEGASPHLESDPLLPLTHPVYGETVEGVLNLERQVVESKTEGIVLRYGLLYGPGTGFDAPIAPGSVHVEAAAKAAELAVTGGSTGIYNVAENDGSVSTDKAQKDFAWDADWRENGKI, encoded by the coding sequence ATGTCGAAAACAATTTTTTTAGCAGGCGCCACAGGTGCAATTGGACAAATTTTGTCTCGTTTACTTATTGCCAGAGGCTGGACCGTTTATGGCTCCACCCGTTCGGAAAGTAAAACCAATCAACTAAGCAAAATGGGTGTAAAACCGGTTGTCGTTGATGTTTATGATGCTGAGTTACTAAAAGAAATTCTTGCTGATATACAGCCTGATGTAGTGATCCATCAACTTACCGATTTACCATACGCTTTGGAAGAGAGTAAAATGACAGAAGCATTGGTTTCAAATGCACGTTTACGAACAGTGGGAACGGGAAATTTGGTAGCAGCAGCTGAAAATGCAGGCTGTAAACGAATAATAGCACAAAGCATTTCTTTTATTTACGATGAAGGAGCAAGTCCTCATTTAGAATCAGATCCTTTGCTTCCACTCACCCATCCCGTTTATGGCGAAACAGTGGAAGGAGTATTAAACCTGGAACGACAAGTTGTTGAGTCGAAAACAGAAGGAATCGTTTTGCGCTACGGCTTACTTTATGGACCAGGAACCGGATTTGATGCACCCATTGCACCGGGATCGGTACATGTTGAAGCTGCTGCCAAAGCAGCCGAGTTAGCTGTTACCGGCGGAAGTACCGGAATTTATAATGTGGCAGAAAATGACGGATCAGTTTCAACCGATAAAGCACAAAAAGACTTTGCGTGGGATGCTGACTGGAGAGAGAATGGTAAAATTTGA
- a CDS encoding HTH domain-containing protein — translation METKIQILETMKKEATPLNAGKIAELTGLDRKTVDKAMAELKKEEAIVSPKRCYWQAK, via the coding sequence ATGGAAACAAAGATTCAAATACTTGAAACGATGAAAAAAGAGGCAACACCGTTAAATGCCGGCAAAATTGCCGAGCTAACAGGCCTTGATAGAAAAACAGTTGACAAGGCGATGGCTGAGCTCAAAAAAGAAGAAGCAATTGTATCGCCCAAAAGATGCTACTGGCAAGCCAAATAA
- a CDS encoding efflux RND transporter periplasmic adaptor subunit, with protein MKKVVRILGIVILVGAFGGTLFFLYNKSKKKVDVFENKNPFYSEVVMKTVATGSVVPRFEIEIVPQVSGIIDELYVEAGDKITKGQVVARIKIIPDMVTLNSAETRLNRARINYEDAQIDYDRQQKLFDKEVISYEEFKSAKVGYDSAKEELTAAENNLELIKNGVTKKAESATNTLVRSTIEGMVLDVPVEEGNSVIQANTFNAGTTIASVADMKDIIFEGKVDETEVGKISEGMPIELEIGAIDKEKFAAVLEYISPKGVEENGAIQFEIKANVQLKEGQFIRAGYSANANIVLEKKDSVMVIPEGLLKFENDSSFVEINTGNAEEPNYEKRFVQTGLSDGINIEITEGLKLEDKIKGEKIDPKKLKESAANNG; from the coding sequence ATGAAAAAAGTAGTACGAATTTTAGGAATTGTAATTTTAGTTGGTGCATTTGGAGGAACTTTATTCTTCTTGTACAACAAATCGAAAAAGAAAGTTGATGTTTTTGAAAACAAAAACCCTTTTTACAGCGAAGTAGTAATGAAAACTGTGGCCACCGGTTCGGTAGTTCCACGTTTCGAAATTGAAATTGTTCCACAGGTTTCAGGAATTATTGACGAATTATACGTTGAGGCAGGTGATAAAATTACCAAAGGCCAGGTAGTGGCACGTATTAAAATCATTCCTGATATGGTTACCTTAAACTCGGCAGAAACACGTTTGAATCGTGCCCGAATTAACTACGAAGATGCCCAGATTGATTATGACCGTCAACAAAAACTGTTCGACAAGGAGGTAATTTCTTACGAAGAGTTTAAATCAGCCAAAGTTGGTTACGATTCGGCTAAGGAAGAATTAACCGCAGCCGAAAATAATTTGGAATTAATTAAAAATGGTGTAACAAAAAAGGCAGAAAGTGCTACTAATACGCTGGTGCGTTCAACCATCGAAGGAATGGTTTTGGATGTTCCGGTTGAAGAAGGTAACTCTGTAATTCAGGCCAATACTTTTAATGCCGGTACAACCATTGCATCGGTTGCCGATATGAAAGACATAATTTTTGAAGGGAAAGTGGATGAAACTGAAGTTGGTAAAATTAGTGAAGGAATGCCAATTGAATTGGAAATTGGTGCCATAGACAAAGAAAAATTTGCTGCAGTTTTAGAATACATTTCGCCAAAAGGAGTAGAGGAGAACGGTGCCATTCAGTTTGAAATAAAAGCAAATGTACAACTCAAGGAAGGGCAGTTTATTCGTGCCGGATACAGTGCAAATGCCAACATTGTTTTAGAGAAAAAAGACAGCGTAATGGTGATACCTGAAGGGTTACTGAAGTTTGAAAATGATTCGTCGTTTGTTGAAATTAATACCGGCAATGCAGAGGAGCCAAACTACGAAAAACGATTTGTACAAACCGGATTGAGTGATGGTATTAACATTGAGATTACCGAAGGTCTTAAACTGGAAGACAAAATAAAAGGTGAAAAAATTGATCCGAAGAAATTAAAAGAAAGCGCAGCTAATAATGGCTAG
- a CDS encoding Crp/Fnr family transcriptional regulator, with product MYSTLIEHIRKFVPISDNEVQILKKYVKFNSFRKKEILLSNGQVNRSLYFVEKGCLRMFYINDKSAEQITQFALDGWWLADYFSFMDNTPSEYFIQTIEPSKVVTIDKSIFDNLLEEIPQLERYFRIIWQKNLAASQLKAKYLYDMSKEEFFFHFSASFPGFMQRVPQYMVASYLGLTPEYVSELRKRKSQ from the coding sequence ATGTACTCAACTCTAATCGAACATATTCGCAAGTTCGTCCCGATAAGCGACAACGAAGTTCAGATCCTGAAGAAATACGTAAAATTTAACTCCTTTCGTAAAAAAGAAATTCTGCTTTCAAACGGACAGGTAAACCGCTCGTTGTACTTTGTTGAGAAAGGATGTTTGAGAATGTTTTACATCAACGATAAATCAGCAGAACAAATCACACAGTTTGCGCTCGATGGCTGGTGGCTGGCCGATTATTTTAGCTTTATGGACAATACGCCCTCTGAATATTTCATCCAAACCATTGAACCGTCGAAAGTTGTAACAATCGACAAAAGCATTTTTGATAATTTGCTCGAAGAAATCCCACAGCTAGAGCGATATTTTCGAATCATCTGGCAAAAAAACCTGGCCGCTTCGCAATTAAAGGCAAAGTACCTTTACGACATGTCGAAAGAAGAGTTCTTTTTTCATTTTAGTGCGTCTTTCCCTGGCTTTATGCAACGTGTTCCCCAGTACATGGTTGCATCGTATCTTGGCTTAACTCCCGAATACGTGAGTGAACTAAGAAAAAGAAAATCCCAGTGA
- a CDS encoding TolC family protein has protein sequence MKSQLTLLLGVLLMVGSISSKAQDQNIWDLQKCIDYAIDNNIQIKQQGLNTQYGENQVKQAKDDKLPNLNAQFGNDFSFGRSLTYDNTYDNINSASLSGGISTNLTLFNGMTLSNTVKQRQLDLEATLNELQKTKDDIMLAIAAEYLQILFAEEVILVSEANIEVTKQQIERTKQLVDAGSAAKGALLEIEAQLAREELQLVNNQNSIQLAYLNLYQFLELPIAESFKVEKPTLPDLQANLTMMNAFDVFQNAVNIRPEIKAAQLRVQSAMKQLEIAKGNRYPSLSFGANYYNLYNNQYKDIYGDRIDFGSQLKNNSRSSLGLTLNVPIFNRFQVKNSISNSELQIADYEYRLQSARNVLRKDIELVYTNALAALNRYISTEKAVRSMKEAFRYTEEKFNVGMINSVEYNQSKNNLTVAQSDLLQAKYEYIFRTKILDFYNGIPITL, from the coding sequence ATGAAAAGTCAATTAACCTTATTATTAGGGGTATTATTAATGGTAGGCTCAATCAGCTCAAAAGCCCAGGATCAGAATATTTGGGACTTGCAAAAATGCATTGATTATGCCATCGATAATAATATCCAGATTAAACAACAGGGATTAAACACGCAATACGGCGAAAACCAGGTAAAACAGGCAAAAGACGATAAACTGCCGAATCTGAATGCACAGTTTGGCAACGATTTTAGTTTTGGTAGATCGCTGACTTACGATAATACATACGACAATATAAACTCGGCAAGTCTCTCGGGAGGTATAAGTACCAACTTGACTTTGTTTAATGGTATGACATTAAGCAATACAGTAAAACAACGTCAACTTGATTTGGAAGCAACGTTAAACGAATTGCAGAAAACCAAAGACGATATTATGTTGGCCATTGCTGCCGAGTACCTCCAAATCCTTTTTGCTGAAGAAGTAATTTTGGTTTCGGAAGCCAACATTGAAGTTACAAAACAACAAATTGAGCGCACTAAACAACTGGTTGATGCGGGAAGCGCAGCAAAAGGCGCTCTGCTCGAAATTGAAGCCCAGTTGGCACGCGAAGAACTTCAGCTGGTAAACAACCAAAACAGCATTCAGCTGGCGTATTTAAATTTGTATCAGTTTTTAGAGCTGCCAATTGCCGAGAGTTTCAAAGTGGAAAAACCAACTTTGCCCGATTTGCAGGCCAACCTAACCATGATGAATGCTTTTGATGTGTTTCAGAATGCCGTTAACATACGTCCTGAGATTAAGGCTGCGCAACTACGGGTACAAAGTGCCATGAAACAGTTGGAAATTGCAAAAGGCAATCGTTATCCTAGTCTTTCTTTTGGGGCTAATTATTATAATTTGTACAACAATCAATACAAAGATATTTATGGCGATCGCATTGACTTTGGAAGTCAGTTGAAAAATAATAGTCGCTCGAGTTTGGGACTAACCTTAAACGTTCCAATTTTTAATCGTTTTCAGGTTAAAAACAGTATTTCAAATTCCGAATTGCAAATTGCCGATTACGAGTATCGCCTTCAATCTGCAAGAAATGTTTTACGTAAAGACATTGAGTTGGTTTACACCAATGCACTGGCTGCATTAAACCGTTACATATCAACCGAAAAAGCAGTGCGATCCATGAAAGAAGCTTTCCGTTATACCGAAGAAAAATTTAATGTGGGAATGATCAATTCGGTGGAGTACAACCAAAGCAAAAACAATTTAACGGTTGCACAATCCGATTTGCTGCAAGCCAAATACGAATATATTTTCAGGACGAAAATACTTGATTTCTACAACGGTATTCCAATTACCTTGTAG
- the mdh gene encoding malate dehydrogenase, translated as MKVTVVGAGNVGATCAQIVAEKNIVQEVVLLDIKEGVSEGKALDLWQTAPINWYDTRMVGSTNDYAKTADSDVVVITSGVPRKPGMSRDDLISINAGIVKSVTENIVKYSPNAKIIIVSNPLDVMTYAAFVTAKLPKNQVMGMAGILDTARYRAFLAEALEVSPRDISALLMGGHGDTMVPLPRYTTVAGIPVTELIDADKLEAIVDRTKKGGGELVNLMGTSAWYAPGSAAAQMVEAIVMDQKRVFPCCVKLEGEWGLNDMFVGAPVVLGKNGVEKVIEVALNEDEKQLLYDSANSVKGVMDVLDGMNIL; from the coding sequence ATGAAAGTAACAGTAGTTGGAGCTGGAAATGTTGGAGCAACTTGCGCTCAGATTGTAGCAGAAAAGAACATTGTACAAGAGGTTGTTCTTTTAGATATTAAAGAAGGTGTTTCGGAAGGAAAAGCCTTGGATTTGTGGCAGACTGCCCCAATTAATTGGTATGATACCCGCATGGTTGGTTCAACAAATGATTATGCAAAAACTGCCGATTCAGATGTGGTTGTAATTACTTCAGGTGTTCCTCGTAAACCAGGAATGAGCCGCGATGATTTAATTTCAATTAACGCCGGAATTGTAAAAAGTGTTACTGAAAACATTGTGAAGTATTCGCCAAATGCAAAAATCATTATCGTTTCGAATCCATTGGACGTAATGACTTATGCCGCTTTTGTAACTGCGAAACTGCCTAAAAACCAGGTAATGGGAATGGCTGGTATTTTAGATACAGCGCGTTACCGTGCATTTTTAGCTGAAGCACTGGAAGTTTCTCCTCGTGATATTTCAGCTTTATTAATGGGTGGTCATGGCGATACTATGGTACCACTTCCACGTTATACAACAGTTGCAGGTATTCCTGTTACCGAGTTGATTGACGCTGATAAACTGGAAGCAATTGTTGATCGTACCAAAAAAGGTGGTGGCGAGTTGGTTAACCTAATGGGAACTTCGGCTTGGTATGCACCAGGTTCGGCTGCAGCTCAAATGGTTGAAGCAATTGTTATGGATCAAAAACGTGTATTCCCTTGTTGTGTTAAACTTGAAGGCGAGTGGGGATTGAACGATATGTTTGTTGGAGCTCCTGTTGTATTGGGTAAAAACGGTGTTGAAAAAGTAATCGAAGTTGCATTAAACGAAGATGAAAAACAACTGCTTTACGATTCAGCTAACTCTGTAAAAGGAGTGATGGATGTTCTTGACGGAATGAATATTCTTTAG
- a CDS encoding retropepsin-like aspartic protease, producing MRYKIPIEIIHLEADNYHLIASANFTDGTSGKFVIDTGASKTVFDKNLADYFDIDEHETEELHSAGINDEPLVTSIGYIRPFSFGKMKIENLKVALLDMAHINDLYSRAAGISVCGLIGSDFLLKYQAVIDYRRKRMVLNFSR from the coding sequence ATGCGATACAAAATACCCATTGAAATAATCCATCTTGAAGCCGATAATTATCATTTAATTGCTTCGGCTAATTTTACCGATGGAACAAGTGGTAAATTTGTGATTGACACGGGGGCATCGAAAACCGTATTTGATAAAAATTTGGCAGACTACTTCGACATTGACGAACACGAAACGGAGGAGCTGCATTCCGCAGGAATAAACGATGAACCTTTGGTTACGTCAATTGGGTATATTCGGCCCTTCTCTTTTGGGAAGATGAAAATCGAGAATTTGAAAGTAGCCTTGCTTGATATGGCTCACATTAACGATTTGTATTCCCGGGCGGCCGGAATTAGCGTTTGTGGTTTAATTGGTAGCGATTTTTTATTAAAATACCAGGCTGTGATAGATTACAGACGAAAAAGAATGGTCTTGAATTTCTCCAGGTAA
- a CDS encoding DUF5916 domain-containing protein: protein MKLSLIFLFAIFALSAHADGIRKSKKDSIITTYNKDFIYNVKQAKSSIAIDGVIEEPDWMEAQKADNFYRVLPIDTGYAYQQSVVLMTYDDKAFYLAFIFNDTIEGKRIMESFRRDFIFGNNDNFLSFFDTYRDQTNGFTFGLSASGAKWDGVMHGGAGSNLNWDCKWESKVKHYDDKWTAEMRIPFKSIRYPSDSQIWNVNFSRLDLKTNEKSAWAPVPRQFPTSSLAYAGVMKFEEPLPKSKMMYSLIPYVFGSYANDYEAGTGAHYKKDFGFDAKVGISSSMNLDLTYNPDFAQVEVDEQVANIDRFELFFPEKRQFFLENSDLFADFGAHSATPFFSRRIGLDAPVLAGARLSGKIGNDWRIGFMNMTTEKTDDYLSRNFTVASVQKKVFARSNFGFIFVNKEYLNQPEDTTMFNRVFGFDYNLASADNFWSGKFYYHRSFQPDNPDQQYSQGASINYRSKNFQAQFYQRSVGENFKAETGYVTRTGYNLFSPEVAYLFVPNKRVVSHGINIESDMYFDMDYHKIDHENTISYQLEFENRSELEMGYKDYFVELQNDFDPTHQGENFLPAGSSYNYGGTYVAYNSTRKTMFNWQAEAAKGKFYSGKLQYIQGEIGYRFQPYVNLSMNFNYTDMDLGGAFDRTQFFLVGPKVDITFTDKIFWSTFVQYNEQIQNLNINSRFQWRYQPVSDIYLVYTDNYFTGNWNGRNRAIVLKMTYWLN from the coding sequence ATGAAATTATCTCTGATCTTTCTATTTGCAATTTTTGCACTTTCAGCCCACGCCGATGGTATCCGAAAGTCGAAGAAAGATTCAATTATAACTACTTACAACAAAGATTTTATTTACAATGTAAAGCAGGCAAAGTCGAGTATTGCCATCGATGGGGTGATTGAAGAACCGGATTGGATGGAAGCTCAAAAGGCAGACAATTTTTACCGGGTGCTGCCAATCGATACCGGTTACGCCTACCAGCAGTCGGTGGTTTTAATGACCTACGATGACAAAGCATTTTACCTTGCTTTTATTTTTAATGATACCATTGAAGGAAAAAGGATAATGGAATCGTTTCGTCGCGATTTTATATTTGGAAACAACGATAACTTTCTGAGTTTTTTTGATACTTACCGCGATCAGACCAATGGTTTTACCTTTGGTTTATCGGCTTCGGGTGCCAAATGGGATGGAGTAATGCACGGTGGTGCCGGAAGTAACCTGAACTGGGATTGCAAGTGGGAATCGAAAGTGAAACATTACGACGACAAATGGACAGCTGAAATGCGCATCCCGTTTAAGTCCATTCGTTATCCTTCTGACAGCCAGATTTGGAACGTTAATTTTAGCCGACTGGATTTAAAAACCAATGAAAAATCGGCATGGGCACCGGTTCCACGTCAGTTTCCAACATCATCGCTGGCCTACGCCGGTGTTATGAAATTTGAAGAACCACTTCCGAAATCGAAAATGATGTATTCGCTTATTCCGTATGTTTTTGGAAGTTATGCCAACGACTACGAAGCTGGAACCGGAGCACATTATAAAAAGGATTTTGGATTTGATGCAAAGGTTGGTATTTCTTCGTCGATGAACCTGGATTTAACTTACAATCCGGATTTTGCGCAGGTTGAAGTAGATGAACAAGTGGCGAATATCGACCGTTTTGAATTGTTTTTCCCCGAAAAACGGCAGTTCTTTTTGGAAAACAGCGACCTGTTTGCCGATTTTGGTGCGCACTCGGCAACTCCGTTTTTCTCGCGGCGTATTGGTTTGGATGCACCTGTTTTAGCGGGTGCCCGGCTGAGTGGGAAAATTGGTAACGACTGGCGAATTGGATTTATGAATATGACCACTGAAAAAACCGATGATTATTTATCGCGGAATTTTACGGTGGCATCAGTTCAGAAAAAGGTGTTTGCCCGGTCAAATTTTGGGTTCATATTTGTAAACAAAGAATACCTGAATCAGCCGGAGGATACCACAATGTTCAACCGCGTTTTTGGGTTCGATTACAATTTGGCAAGCGCCGATAATTTCTGGAGCGGTAAATTTTATTACCACCGCTCTTTTCAACCCGATAACCCCGATCAGCAATATTCGCAGGGTGCATCGATTAATTACAGATCGAAAAATTTTCAGGCACAATTCTATCAACGTTCGGTTGGCGAAAACTTTAAAGCCGAAACCGGATATGTTACACGCACCGGATACAATCTTTTTAGCCCTGAAGTAGCCTATCTTTTTGTTCCGAATAAACGAGTAGTAAGTCACGGTATAAACATCGAAAGTGATATGTATTTTGATATGGATTACCATAAAATAGATCATGAAAACACCATATCGTACCAACTGGAATTTGAAAACAGATCGGAGCTGGAAATGGGATACAAAGATTATTTTGTAGAACTTCAAAACGATTTTGATCCCACACATCAGGGTGAAAATTTTTTGCCGGCAGGGAGTTCTTATAATTACGGAGGGACTTATGTTGCCTATAATTCAACACGGAAAACCATGTTCAACTGGCAGGCTGAAGCTGCCAAAGGAAAGTTTTACAGTGGCAAACTTCAATACATTCAGGGCGAAATCGGTTACCGTTTTCAGCCCTATGTAAATTTGTCGATGAATTTTAATTATACCGACATGGATTTGGGCGGTGCTTTTGATCGCACACAGTTTTTTTTGGTGGGGCCAAAAGTTGACATCACTTTCACCGATAAAATATTCTGGTCGACTTTTGTTCAGTACAACGAACAAATTCAAAACCTGAATATAAATTCACGTTTTCAGTGGCGTTACCAACCGGTATCAGATATTTACCTGGTTTATACCGACAATTATTTTACCGGAAACTGGAATGGCCGAAACCGGGCAATTGTATTAAAAATGACTTACTGGCTGAACTAG
- a CDS encoding ABC transporter permease, with protein sequence MFDLDLWKEILSALKKNRMRSFMTAFGVFWGIFMLIVMSGAGRALENGVMDGIKAFASNSAFFWTERTSKPYKGFQRGRRWDYKNTDIEYIKANISDIEYLSPRLFGPRSNSGDNTIRGKRTGAFSIYGDYPEFFKIDPWTPLQGRLINQIDIQQSRKVVNIGERVVEVMFEKDEDPIGQYLKINGVYFQVVGVVKGETRVNIGGGRKTETIIMPFSTMQKTFNMGDDVHFFSVTSQPGIPVSQVEARLKELLKERHSIAPDDMQAIGSFNIEVEWKKYMGLFTGIQVLTWIVGIGTLLAGIIGVSNIMLVIIKERTQEIGIQRALGATPGKVILHIVAESVFLTVMAGYIGLAMGVGLLELLNMILEMNAGSSDDIFFRHPEVSFQMAVGALTVLVVSGIFAGLIPAQRAVSIKPIDALRDEGI encoded by the coding sequence ATGTTCGATTTAGATCTTTGGAAAGAAATATTAAGCGCGTTAAAGAAAAACCGGATGCGGAGTTTTATGACTGCTTTTGGTGTTTTCTGGGGCATATTTATGCTAATTGTAATGTCGGGAGCCGGCAGGGCTTTGGAAAACGGAGTTATGGATGGAATTAAAGCTTTTGCATCAAATTCTGCATTCTTCTGGACCGAGCGAACAAGCAAACCTTACAAAGGTTTTCAACGCGGAAGACGCTGGGATTATAAAAACACTGACATAGAATACATTAAAGCGAATATTAGCGACATCGAATACCTTTCTCCACGTTTGTTTGGGCCGCGAAGTAATTCGGGCGACAATACAATCAGAGGAAAAAGAACAGGTGCTTTTAGCATTTACGGTGACTATCCCGAGTTTTTTAAAATTGATCCCTGGACTCCGCTTCAAGGACGTTTGATCAACCAAATAGATATTCAACAAAGCCGAAAAGTGGTAAACATCGGCGAACGTGTGGTTGAGGTAATGTTTGAGAAGGACGAAGATCCGATAGGACAGTACCTCAAAATAAATGGGGTTTACTTTCAGGTAGTAGGTGTTGTAAAAGGCGAAACCCGTGTAAATATCGGTGGCGGAAGAAAAACCGAAACCATTATAATGCCATTCTCAACCATGCAAAAAACGTTTAACATGGGCGACGATGTGCATTTTTTCTCTGTTACATCGCAACCCGGTATTCCGGTTAGTCAGGTGGAAGCCCGGTTAAAAGAGCTTTTAAAAGAAAGACACAGCATTGCTCCTGACGATATGCAGGCCATTGGTTCGTTTAATATTGAAGTGGAGTGGAAAAAATACATGGGATTGTTTACCGGAATTCAGGTTTTAACATGGATTGTGGGAATTGGAACCTTGCTTGCCGGTATTATCGGAGTTAGCAACATTATGCTTGTTATTATTAAAGAACGCACACAGGAAATCGGAATCCAACGCGCTTTGGGTGCAACACCCGGAAAAGTAATACTTCACATTGTTGCCGAGAGTGTATTTTTAACTGTAATGGCCGGTTACATTGGTCTTGCCATGGGTGTAGGCTTGCTCGAGTTGCTGAATATGATTTTGGAAATGAATGCAGGAAGCAGCGATGATATTTTCTTCCGCCACCCTGAAGTTAGTTTTCAAATGGCGGTAGGCGCTTTAACGGTGCTGGTGGTTTCAGGCATTTTTGCCGGTTTAATTCCCGCGCAACGGGCGGTAAGCATAAAACCAATTGATGCGCTCCGCGACGAAGGAATTTAG
- a CDS encoding gamma-glutamylcyclotransferase family protein → MQHIFVYGSLLFNTITEALCGKTIESAEATLANYRRFAVKGADYPAIIPAEGYKVKGKVLLNLDEKANDILNFYEGNEYERQKVSVKTEAGPIEAEVYIWDGPLEALETCDWNENTFKKESLQYYLDEVIPATLEEFSEMNK, encoded by the coding sequence ATGCAACATATATTTGTTTACGGATCGTTACTTTTTAATACAATTACCGAAGCACTCTGTGGCAAAACAATTGAAAGCGCAGAAGCAACTTTAGCCAATTACCGCCGTTTTGCAGTAAAAGGTGCCGATTATCCGGCAATAATCCCAGCTGAAGGCTACAAAGTTAAAGGCAAAGTTTTGCTTAACCTCGATGAGAAAGCAAATGACATTTTAAACTTTTATGAGGGCAACGAGTACGAGCGTCAAAAAGTTTCGGTAAAAACTGAAGCCGGACCAATTGAGGCAGAAGTGTACATTTGGGATGGACCACTTGAAGCGCTTGAAACCTGTGACTGGAATGAAAACACCTTCAAAAAAGAATCGCTTCAATACTACCTCGACGAAGTCATTCCTGCAACCTTAGAAGAGTTTAGTGAAATGAATAAATAA
- a CDS encoding class I SAM-dependent methyltransferase has product MSNENKSIHEFDVNLICDYYSALERQGPGSPEITIKALSFIDNLNDNSQIADLGCGTGGQTMVLAQNTPGHIIGLDTFPTFINLFNSNAQKLNLQNKVEGIVGTMHNLPFQAEELDLIWSEGAIYNIGFERGLREWRNFLKKGGFVAVSEASWFTNDRPAEIDEFWQDAYPGIDTIPNKVKQMQDAGYMPVATFILPEYCWIESFYVPQVEARETFLKKNAGNKPAEEFIANQKHETQLYYKYKEYYGYVFYIGKKI; this is encoded by the coding sequence ATGAGTAACGAAAATAAATCAATTCACGAATTCGATGTAAATTTAATTTGCGACTATTATTCCGCTTTGGAACGACAGGGGCCCGGAAGTCCTGAGATAACCATAAAAGCACTCAGCTTTATCGATAATTTAAACGATAATTCGCAGATTGCGGACCTGGGTTGTGGAACCGGTGGACAAACAATGGTATTGGCGCAAAATACACCGGGGCACATAATTGGCCTCGATACGTTTCCCACTTTTATCAACTTGTTTAATTCAAATGCACAAAAGCTAAATCTGCAAAATAAAGTGGAAGGAATAGTTGGTACTATGCATAATCTACCGTTTCAAGCTGAAGAATTGGATTTGATTTGGTCTGAAGGTGCGATTTATAATATTGGATTTGAACGAGGATTGAGGGAATGGCGTAATTTTCTGAAGAAGGGAGGTTTTGTAGCAGTTTCTGAAGCATCGTGGTTTACTAACGATCGCCCTGCTGAAATTGATGAATTCTGGCAGGATGCTTACCCCGGTATTGACACAATTCCAAACAAAGTAAAACAAATGCAGGATGCAGGATACATGCCTGTTGCAACTTTTATTTTACCGGAATATTGCTGGATCGAAAGTTTCTACGTTCCACAAGTTGAGGCACGCGAAACCTTTCTAAAGAAAAATGCAGGCAACAAACCGGCGGAGGAATTTATAGCCAACCAAAAACACGAAACTCAGTTGTACTATAAGTACAAAGAGTATTATGGCTATGTATTTTATATCGGAAAGAAAATCTAA